In Lycium ferocissimum isolate CSIRO_LF1 chromosome 11, AGI_CSIRO_Lferr_CH_V1, whole genome shotgun sequence, a single genomic region encodes these proteins:
- the LOC132036284 gene encoding cytochrome P450 CYP72A616-like: protein MANLVFLSLLLFPLLILSYFLLKISYSILIKPKLLEKRLKLQGFKGTRYKLLLGDLKDVGNQMNEAWSKPIGLTHAIVPRVDPFTHYMVQKYGKISLSWLGASPRLIIMDPTLIKEVLLNKQGHFHLPPLNPLVLILTKGLTTLQGEKWAMHRKIINPAFHLDKLKGMIPTLAESCAFMIEKWMKSISPEGTSEIDIWPEFQDLTGDIISRTAFGSSYEDGKKILELQKELQLLVIEAMGMLYIPGFRFVPTKKNRRRKYLDRRITSMLKTIVDTKENMIRTGQTREDDLLGLLLQFNNENNSLNNVNNSYQMTKEDIIEECKQFYLAGHETTSSLLTWTLIVLAIHQDWQEKARQEVLQVVRDKNPDAEAISHLKTVSMILNEVLRLYPPVIALYKRAYKECRIGDLSIPAGVDLTLPIMLINRETELWGDDAEEFKPERFAEGISHACKDPTQMAFMPFGWGPRTCIGQNFSMIEAKVALSMILKQFSFKLSPAYAHAPYTVMTLQPQHGAQIMFHPLN, encoded by the exons ATGGCAAATCTAGTATTCCTTTCTCTATTACTATTTCCCTTGCTTATATTAAGCTATTTTCTTCTGAAAATTTCCTACTCCATCTTGATAAAACCAAAATTGCTGGAAAAGCGTTTGAAGCTGCAAGGATTCAAAGGCACTCGTTACAAGCTGTTACTTGGAGACCTCAAAGATGTTGGCAATCAAATGAATGAGGCATGGTCCAAGCCAATTGGCTTAACCCATGCTATTGTGCCACGTGTTGATCCCTTCACTCATTATATGGTCCAAAAATATG GGAAGATATCTCTGAGTTGGCTTGGGGCGTCACCAAGATTGATCATCATGGATCCAACACTGATTAAAGAAGTGCTCTTAAACAAGCAAGGCCACTTTCATTTACCACCATTGAACCCTCTTGTGTTGATTCTAACTAAAGGATTGACAACTCTACAAGGTGAAAAATGGGCTATGCACAGAAAGATAATCAATCCTGCTTTCCACTTGGACAAACTGAAG GGCATGATCCCAACACTAGCAGAAAGCTGTGCATTTATGATAGAGAAGTGGATGAAATCAATTAGTCCTGAAGGGACTTCAGAAATAGATATCTGGCCTGAATTTCAGGATCTTACTGGTGATATTATTTCAAGAACAGCATTTGGAAGTAGCTATGAAGATGGAAAGAAAATCCTAGAACTACAAAAAGAACTGCAACTACTTGTGATAGAGGCTATGGGAATGTTATATATTCCCGGCTTTAG ATTTGTTCCAACAAAGAAGAACCGAAGAAGAAAGTACCTGGACAGAAGGATCACTTCAATGCTTAAAACAATTGTCGACACAAAGGAGAACATGATCAGAACAGGGCAAACCAGGGAAGATGACCTACTTGGCCTGTTGCTGCAATTTAACAATGAGAACAATTCACTAAATAATGTGAATAATAGTTATCAGATGACAAAGGAGGACATAATAGAAGAATGCAAACAGTTTTACCTTGCCGGTCATGAAACAACATCAAGCTTGTTGACATGGACTCTGATTGTGTTGGCTATTCACCAGGACTGGCAAGAAAAGGCAAGGCAAGAAGTTCTACAAGTTGTTAGGGACAAGAATCCTGATGCTGAAGCAATAAGCCACCTCAAAACT GTAAGTATGATTCTTAATGAAGTGCTCAGGCTATATCCGCCAGTGATTGCTTTGTACAAACGCGCTTACAAAGAATGTAGAATAGGAGATCTCTCTATTCCAGCCGGGGTGGATCTTACACTACCTATAATGCTAATTAACCGCGAGACTGAGCTATGGGGTGACGATGCAGAAGAATTTAAACCAGAGAGGTTCGCGGAAGGAATTTCACATGCTTGCAAAGATCCAACACAGATGGCATTCATGCCATTTGGATGGGGGCCAAGGACTTGTATTGGCCAAAATTTCTCCATGATAGAGGCAAAGGTTGCACTTTCGATGATACTAAAGCAGTTCTCCTTCAAGCTCTCACCAGCCTATGCTCATGCTCCTTATACTGTTATGACTCTTCAACCACAACATGGAGCTCAGATCATGTTTCACCCACTTAACTAG